Proteins encoded in a region of the Uranotaenia lowii strain MFRU-FL unplaced genomic scaffold, ASM2978415v1 HiC_scaffold_266, whole genome shotgun sequence genome:
- the LOC129759762 gene encoding uncharacterized protein LOC129759762 isoform X1: protein MLRGRKRGKSLARNPLPELFRNPYLFRQIPASKRPPEAKNSPSNHNIVSDPGYTRASQPDDGKSIASRNSKRSTSRLKLGMRRMEEEFAMKEQQLEAEKILSKRRMELEQRLAQKRFQQEKELQERRLVQEKAMLERQLAEEIDFQRKQRALQEKFQRDRYQLAVREVGSDDGAVGEEPNDFSEHESRKKANDWLIRRIDPEPRLKDLNECETEDQEVREYFKRAINDRLPTQHLQSTPTQEMRRVSPILQRQPDNRECRHQEPCLGTNQKHEEVSSTSTNSSRDGSGPTRAQRAARQVLSKKLPTFTGRSEDWPLFYSSYTNSADACGFSNVENLVRLQECLKGPALESVRSRLLLPNSVPQVIETLRMLYGKPEQLIHTLLNKVRKTDAPRSDRLETFVPFGMAVQELCDHLEAVNLQDHLVNPILIQELVDKLPAATKREWVQCRRLADRVTLRTFADFTSNIVAEASEVILVIDPKETASAKGDKSRLKEKGFVLAHSGASNTPAKYQLVCSICKKEGHRVRSRDIFRSMNSTERLKRKEEHKLCERCLNEHKGWCRFKINCNVGACREHHHPLVHRNTITKPSLKDTVPSITEQHHTHTTEQGSIIYRIVPITLHYKQRSVSTSAYLDEGSSMTLIEEGLVDSLNAKGRLQPLTLEWTSNIVRQEPNSICLTLQVSGCTTGQRSVLKEARTVKKLSLPRQRVNFKEITSQYSHLQGLDMANQEGDEPKILIGLNNVHLMAPLESKIGNINEPIAVRSYLGWTIYGPGGDSHPEGFLGCHRERNNQEQHFIVTENAGVSVNELPESSEIRRAGNL, encoded by the coding sequence ATGCTAAGAGGGAGAAAAAGGGGAAAAAGTCTAGCAAGAAATCCACTGCCGGAACTCTTCCGAAACCCTTACCTCTTCAGGCAAATCCCGGCAAGCAAGCGCCCACCGGAAGCAAAAAATTCACCATCGAATCATAACATCGTCTCCGATCCGGGATACACTCGAGCAAGCCAACCAGATGACGGCAAATCGATCGCGTCAAGAAACAGCAAACGATCCACTTCGCGATTGAAGCTGGGAATGCGTCGGATGGAAGAGGAGTTCGCGATGAAGGAACAGCAGCTTGAGGCGGAAAAGATTCTCAGCAAGAGACGTATGGAGCTCGAGCAGCGGCTAGCGCAGAAACGCTTCCAGCAGGAAAAAGAACTGCAAGAAAGACGACTGGTGCAGGAAAAAGCGATGCTCGAAAGGCAGCTTGCTGAAGAAATCGATTTCCAACGGAAGCAGCGTGCCCTGCAGGAAAAATTTCAGCGTGACCGCTACCAACTGGCAGTTAGAGAAGTAGGAAGCGACGATGGTGCAGTTGGTGAAGAGCCGAACGATTTTTCTGAACACGAAAGCCGGAAAAAGGCGAACGATTGGCTCATTCGCCGCATCGATCCGGAACCAAGGCTGAAAGATCTCAACGAATGCGAAACCGAAGACCAGGAGGTTCGTGAGTATTTCAAGCGAGCGATAAATGATCGACTACCCACACAGCACCTTCAATCAACCCCCACCCAAGAGATGCGCCGCGTGAGCCCTATTCTTCAGAGGCAACCGGACAACCGTGAATGTCGTCACCAAGAACCCTGTTTGGGAACCAATCAGAAACATGAGGAGGTATCGTCAACGTCGACAAACAGCTCTCGAGACGGGTCGGGGCCCACCAGGGCACAACGAGCCGCCCGTCAGGTCCTGTCCAAGAAACTACCGACATTCACCGGAAGGAGTGAAGATTGGCCGCTGTTTTACAGCAGTTATACCAACTCGGCAGATGCCTGCGGATTCAGTAACGTCGAGAACCTCGTCCGTCTGCAAGAGTGCCTTAAAGGTCCGGCATTGGAATCCGTCCGTAGTCGGCTACTCTTGCCAAACTCCGTGCCGCAGGTGATCGAAACACTTCGCATGCTGTACGGCAAACCCGAGCAGCTGATCCATACGCTGTTGAATAAAGTACGGAAGACGGATGCTCCGAGAAGCGATCGACTCGAAACCTTTGTTCCTTTCGGGATGGCGGTCCAAGAGTTGTGTGACCATTTGGAAGCGGTCAACCTTCAGGATCACTTGGTCAATCCGATCCTAATACAAGAGCTGGTTGATAAACTCCCGGCCGCAACGAAGCGCGAATGGGTGCAGTGCCGGAGATTGGCTGACCGAGTAACTCTCCGTACATTCGCGGATTTCACATCCAATATCGTAGCTGAGGCCAGCGAGGTTATTCTCGTGATCGATCCGAAAGAGACAGCATCTGCAAAGGGAGACAAGTCAAGACTGAAGGAAAAAGGGTTTGTTCTTGCACACAGCGGCGCCAGTAACACTCCAGCGAAATACCAACTTGTTTGTTCGATCTGCAAGAAGGAGGGACATCGGGTCAGAAGCCGCGACATTTTCCGGAGTATGAACAGTACGGAACGGCTGAAGAGGAAGGAAGAACACAAACTGTGCGAACGGTGCCTAAATGAGCACAAAGGATGGTGTAGGTTCAAGATAAACTGCAACGTTGGAGCTTGTCGGGAACACCATCATCCACTGGTGCACCGGAATACAATTACCAAGCCAAGTTTAAAAGATACAGTGCCGTCAATTACGGAACAGCATCACACCCATACAACCGAGCAGGGCTCGATAATTTACAGGATTGTACCGATCACTCTCCACTACAAACAAAGGTCGGTGTCAACTTCCGCCTACTTGGACGAAGGTTCGTCTATGACGCTCATCGAGGAGGGGCTCGTCGATAGCCTGAATGCTAAAGGTCGACTACAGCCACTAACACTGGAGTGGACGAGTAATATTGTACGCCAAGAACCTAATTCAATATGCCTGACACTGCAGGTGTCAGGTTGCACAACGGGACAACGTTCAGTATTAAAAGAAGCACGAACCGTGAAGAAGCTGAGCCTTCCAAGACAGCGCGTCAATTTCAAGGAAATCACCAGTCAATATTCGCATCTTCAGGGTCTGGACATGGCAAATCAAGAAGGAGACGAACCGAAGATTCTGATCGGACTCAACAATGTCCATTTGATGGCACCTTTGGAGTCAAAGATTGGAAACATCAACGAACCAATTGCGGTCAGATCTTACCTCGGTTGGACCATTTACGGACCTGGTGGAGATTCACACCCTGAAGGCTTCCTGGGTTGCCATCGTGAACGTAACAACCAGGAGCAACACTTCATTGTCACCGAGAATGCTGGAGTTTCGGTAAATGAACTTCCGGAGTCGAGTGAAATTCGCCGAGCTGGAAATCTGTAG